A single genomic interval of Astyanax mexicanus isolate ESR-SI-001 chromosome 4, AstMex3_surface, whole genome shotgun sequence harbors:
- the LOC125801656 gene encoding uncharacterized protein LOC125801656, with protein MNELEEQTAESPLLIQEHTAEATLPTACSPLLIKDQEALMAPCPVCKKMLSSISAHLSTVHHVENVEEKILIQLANQKVSILTSPCPVPGCGYQKTRLDRHLTNCHRDLSDQARERCIQTAQRIKAITLLRELRASSPNVPMATRLDLAAADESSTPDYDQVLELAKSGVLDISRRLRMGQQVEESQQTLFRYVCEAILLKEHQLAESAVLNFKVEHWVSRTPSTSGIFVENFDICLTPQHEEWLEMYFTHIRSWSVKKSSLDVHDGGIFFLSQKGVPVVNLPNDMKRLWELFPQASGTDLPAVAPVAPLPAVAPASSCQPSSAAGSEEGDDEQPSCSDAVGQATGQPQAPKRDHSPSSSSIARKRRAKSTWLSFLDLFLVTVHATTPTCEEIVGGGFDRESFRYFHNKWRTVQREQRI; from the exons ACTGGAGGAACAGACTGCTGAATCTCCGCTGCTGATCCAGGAACACACCGCTGAAGCTACACTGCCGACTGCTTGTTCTCCGTTGCTGATCAAGGATCAAGAAGCTCTG ATGGCTCCCTGTCCAGTTTGCAAGAAGATGCTGTCCTCCATCTCTGCGCACCTTTCCACAGTACATCACGTGGAAAACGTAGAGGAGAAGATCCTGATTCAGCTGGCGAATCAGAAAGTGTCGATCCTGACATCTCCGTGTCCTGTTCCGGGATGTGGGTATCAGAAGACTCGTCTTGACCGCCATCTGACCAACTGCCATCGGGACCTGTCCGACCAGGCCAGGGAGAGATGCATCCAGACGGCACAGAGGATAAAAGCCATTACTCTCCTGAGAGAGTTGAGGGCTAGCAGTCCGAACGTGCCCATGGCCACTCGCTTGGACTTGGCTGCTGCTGACGA ATCTTCAACGCCTGACTACGACCAAGTACTCGAGTTAGCGAAATCTGGCGTCCTCGATATCAGCCGTAGACTGAGAATGGGACAACAGGTGGAAGAGAGTCAGCAGACACTGTTCCGGTACGTCTGTGAGGCGATACTCCTGAAGGAGCATCAACTGGCAGAGAgtgctgtgctgaacttcaag GTAGAGCATTGGGTTTCTCGAACCCCATCAACCAGTGGCATTTTCGTTGAAAACTTTGACATCTGCCTGACTCCCCAACATGAAGAG TGGCTGGAGATGTACTTCACTCACATCAGGTCATGGAGTGTCAAAAAGTCCAGTCTCGATGTTCATGATGGAGGCATCTTCTTTCTGAGCCAGAAAGGAGTTCCTGTGGTGAATCTACCTAATGATATGAAGCGGCTATGGGAACT GTTTCCACAGGCTTCAGGGACCGACCTGCCAGCAGTTGCCCCAGTTGCCCCCCTGCCAGCAGTTGCCCCTGCCAGCAGTTGCCAGCCGAG CTCTGCTGCAGGTTCTGAAGAGGGGGATGATGAGCAGCCTTCCTGCTCAGATGCTGTGGGACAGGCAACTGGACAGCCACAGGCTCCAAAGAGGGACCACTCCCCTTCATCCTCTTCGATTGCAAGGAAGCGGAGGGCTAAGTCCACCTGGCTTAGTTTTCTTGACCTGTTTCTGGTGACTGTTCATGCCACGACACCCACATGTGAGGAAATTGTCGGCGGTGGATTTGATCGCGAATCCTTCCGTTACTTTCACAACAAATGGAGGACAGTCCAGCGGGAACAGCGCATCTAA
- the LOC125801358 gene encoding zinc finger protein 79-like: MERHQHSVKSFTKQSDLKKHQRIHTGEKPYHCSDCGKSFTKQSDLKKHQRIHTGEKPYNCSDCGKSFTVQGSLKKHQRIHTGEKLYHCSDCGKSFNQQSTLKTHQRIHTGEKPYHCSDCGNSFNQQSHLKNHQRIHTGVKPYYCSDCGKIFTTQSALKQHQRIHTGEKPYHCSDCGKSFTKQSNLKIHQRIHTGEKPYHCLDCGKSFNRLETLKLHQRIHTGEKPYHCLDCGKSFNRLETLKLHQRIHTGEKPYECSDCGKSFTTQSNLKIHQRIHTGVKPYYCSDCEKSFATQSQLKNHQRIHTGEKTVPNLFHGNKKRKS; this comes from the coding sequence atggagagacatcagcactctgtcaagagttttactaaacagagtgatctcaaaaaacatcagcgcattcacacaggagagaaaccgtatcactgctcagactgtgggaagagttttactaaacaaagtgatctcaaaaaacatcagcgcattcacacaggagagaaaccatataactgctcagactgtgggaagagttttactgtacagggtagtctcaaaaaacaccagcgcattcacacaggagagaaactgtatcactgctcagactgtgggaagagttttaatcaacagagtactctcaaaacacaccagcgcattcacacaggagagaaaccgtatcactgctcagactgtgggaacagttttaatcaacagagtcatctcaaaaatcaccagcgcattcacactggagtaaaaccatattactgctcagactgtgggaagatttttactacccagagtgctctcaaacaacatcagcgcattcacacaggagagaaaccgtatcactgctcagactgtgggaagagttttactaaacagagtaatctcaaaatacaccagcgcattcacacaggagagaaaccatatcactgcttggactgtgggaagagctttaatcgactggagactctcaaactgcatcagcgcattcacacaggagagaaaccatatcactgcttggactgtgggaagagctttaatcgactggagactctcaaactgcatcagcgcattcacacaggagagaaaccgtatgagtgctcagactgtgggaagagttttactacacagagtaatctcaaaatacaccagcgcattcacactggagtaaaaccatattactgctcagattgTGAGAAGAGTTTTGCTACACAGAGTCAActtaaaaatcaccagcgcattcacacaggagagaaaactgtcccaaatttgttccacggcaataaaaagcgcaaatcgtaa